The following coding sequences are from one Nicotiana tomentosiformis chromosome 3, ASM39032v3, whole genome shotgun sequence window:
- the LOC138907515 gene encoding uncharacterized protein — protein MEMKHVEDGNTFNLTVVYVKRKPMLRRTLWDALRHKSSIYTIPWCVIGDVNVIALVKENIRGIPYQMSKCMDFLSMIEDSGLVDLGYYGHKYTWSNASASSDHNPLFMESNIRQDNDKRYFKFLRCWVDNDKFMPLVEKVWSREVTSNTMWTFHQKLKALSNARSIWSRQEYRDIFQKAKQFEQQVKDEEMFWA, from the exons ATGGAGATGAAACATGTTGAGGATGGAAATACTTTTAATCTCACAGTTGTTTATGTCAAACGCAAGCCAATGCTGAGGAGAACTTTATGGGATGCTCTAAGACATAAATCTTCTATATACACTATTCCTTGGTGTGTCATCGGGGATGTCAATGTTATAGCATTAGTAAAGGAGAATATTAGAGGTATTCCTTATCAGATGAGTAAATGTATGGACTTTTTAAGCATGATTGAGGATAGTGGGCTTGTGGATCTTGGATACTATGGTCACAAATACACTTGGTCAAATG CTTCAGCAAGTTCAGACCATAATCCACTTTTTATGGAAAGCAATATAAGGCAAGATAATGACAAGAGATATTTCAAATTTCTCAGATGTTGGGTGGACAATGATAAATTCATGCCACTTGTGGAGAAGGTATGGAGTAGAGAAGTTACAAGCAATACAATGTGGACCTTCCATCAGAAACTCAAAGCACTCAGCAATGCTCGGAGTATCTGGTCTAGACAGGAATACAGAGACATTTTCCAGAAAGCCAAACAGTTTGAACAGCAAGTCAAAGATGAAGAGATGTTCTGGGCATAG